One window of the Methylocystis parvus OBBP genome contains the following:
- a CDS encoding thiamine phosphate synthase, giving the protein MTVCSLDPFYLIVDRADWLTRLLPLGVKLVQLRVKDRPEAELRGEIARARDLCRGAGAQLIVNDYWMLAIDAGCDFVHLGQDDLAEADIPALRRHDVKFGISTHDDAELERALSYAPDYVALGPVWPTLLKEMKFGPQGLEKLGRWKKRVGDVPLVAIGGLTPSRACLALAAGADSACVVTDVLRASDPETRTVEWVTATAPWRDASELTRGFSPDYAGADVFPSPNHGPRAKAVSALILHYTGMPTAEGALELLCSPIREVSAHYFVEEDGRVLQLVPEERRAWHAGVSYWAGETDMNSASIGVEIAHPGHIDPHPFPPAQIESVITLSRDICERRRIAPRRVLAHSDIAPRRKIDPGEFFPWETLAEAGVGHMLAPSPAMEGPALELDMAGAAVSHLQSQLANFGYKLAETGIYDEDTAATVAAFQRHFRRSRVDGRADASTIDLLTRLLAI; this is encoded by the coding sequence TTGACCGTCTGTAGCCTGGATCCCTTCTATCTCATTGTCGACCGCGCGGATTGGCTGACCCGGCTGCTGCCCCTCGGCGTCAAGCTCGTGCAATTGCGCGTGAAGGATCGCCCCGAAGCGGAGCTGCGCGGCGAAATCGCCCGCGCGCGCGATCTGTGCCGGGGGGCTGGCGCGCAGCTCATCGTCAATGACTATTGGATGCTCGCAATCGACGCCGGTTGCGACTTCGTGCATCTGGGACAGGACGATCTCGCCGAGGCCGATATTCCCGCCTTGCGACGCCATGACGTCAAATTCGGAATCTCCACCCATGACGACGCGGAACTGGAGCGCGCGCTTTCCTATGCGCCCGATTATGTCGCCCTCGGCCCCGTCTGGCCGACGCTTCTCAAGGAGATGAAATTCGGGCCGCAAGGGCTCGAAAAGCTCGGACGCTGGAAGAAGCGCGTCGGCGACGTTCCGCTCGTCGCCATAGGCGGTCTGACGCCTTCCCGCGCCTGTCTCGCGCTTGCGGCGGGGGCGGACAGCGCCTGCGTCGTAACGGATGTTTTGCGGGCGAGCGATCCGGAGACGCGCACGGTGGAATGGGTGACCGCGACGGCGCCCTGGCGCGACGCGTCCGAACTCACGCGCGGCTTCTCCCCCGATTATGCGGGCGCGGACGTCTTCCCCTCGCCTAATCACGGGCCGCGCGCAAAGGCGGTCTCCGCGCTCATTCTGCATTATACGGGCATGCCCACGGCGGAGGGCGCGCTCGAACTCCTCTGTTCGCCGATCCGCGAAGTCTCCGCGCATTATTTCGTCGAAGAAGACGGGCGCGTGCTGCAACTCGTTCCCGAGGAGCGCCGCGCCTGGCATGCGGGCGTCAGCTATTGGGCTGGCGAGACCGACATGAATTCGGCCTCGATCGGCGTCGAGATCGCGCATCCCGGCCATATCGATCCGCATCCTTTCCCGCCCGCGCAGATCGAATCGGTGATCACGCTGTCGCGCGATATTTGCGAGCGCCGCAGGATCGCGCCGCGGCGCGTGCTCGCCCATTCGGACATTGCGCCGCGCCGCAAGATCGATCCGGGCGAATTCTTTCCCTGGGAGACGCTCGCCGAAGCCGGCGTCGGCCATATGCTCGCGCCGTCGCCGGCGATGGAGGGTCCCGCGCTCGAGCTCGACATGGCGGGCGCCGCCGTGTCGCACCTGCAAAGCCAGCTCGCCAATTTCGGTTACAAGCTTGCGGAAACCGGGATCTATGACGAGGATACGGCCGCGACGGTCGCGGCGTTCCAGCGCCATTTTCGCCGCTCGCGGGTCGACGGCCGGGCGGATGCCTCTACAATCGACCTTCTGACCCGGCTGTTGGCGATATGA
- a CDS encoding VOC family protein, protein MSEETPMIHGVVCWSELAVRDIARAQKFYADSLGWRFEAMQMPDMTYWIIMSGEARVGGMFEMSGPQFSGVPEHWLTYIAVDDIDARLKKAVAAGASVCKEPFDIPGVGRMAVLAEPGGAIVAWMTPRAA, encoded by the coding sequence ATGTCTGAGGAAACGCCGATGATCCATGGCGTCGTGTGCTGGAGCGAACTCGCCGTTCGCGACATTGCGCGCGCGCAGAAATTTTACGCCGATTCGCTCGGCTGGCGCTTCGAAGCGATGCAGATGCCCGACATGACCTATTGGATCATCATGTCGGGCGAGGCGCGCGTCGGCGGCATGTTCGAAATGAGCGGCCCGCAATTCAGCGGCGTGCCGGAGCACTGGCTGACCTATATCGCCGTCGACGATATCGACGCACGGCTGAAGAAGGCGGTCGCGGCGGGCGCGAGCGTCTGCAAGGAGCCTTTCGACATTCCGGGCGTTGGTCGTATGGCCGTTCTGGCCGAGCCGGGCGGCGCCATCGTCGCCTGGATGACGCCCAGGGCCGCCTGA
- a CDS encoding SDR family oxidoreductase — protein sequence MTQLSKRAVVVTGASTGIGAACVASLAQAGFFVFGSVRKTADAERLQTRFAADFAPLLFDVTDAGAVARAAREVEAQLAGATLAGLVNNAGVAVPGPLLHLPIADLRRQLEVNLIGQLQVTQAFAPLLGAREPQSAAPGRIVMMSSVAGRFASPFLGAYNASKFALEGMSDALRRELKAYGIDVILIEPGMIATPIWDKAESADFAPFADSIYGDAARRMQTWAVTEGRAAPGPEIVADAVLRALTASPAPLRAPVMKNRFLGWTLPGLTPARLVDWLTDRRLGFSALRKKLLATAAKGETHV from the coding sequence ATGACGCAACTTTCAAAGCGCGCCGTCGTCGTCACCGGCGCCTCGACGGGCATCGGCGCAGCCTGCGTGGCCTCTCTCGCGCAGGCGGGCTTCTTCGTCTTCGGCTCCGTGCGCAAAACGGCGGACGCCGAACGGCTGCAAACGCGCTTCGCCGCCGATTTCGCGCCGCTTCTGTTCGATGTGACCGACGCCGGGGCCGTCGCAAGGGCCGCGCGGGAAGTCGAGGCGCAGCTTGCCGGCGCGACGCTTGCGGGTCTGGTCAACAATGCCGGGGTCGCCGTGCCGGGGCCGCTCCTTCATCTGCCGATCGCCGATCTGCGCCGGCAATTGGAAGTCAATCTGATCGGCCAGTTGCAGGTGACGCAGGCTTTCGCGCCGCTGCTCGGCGCGCGTGAACCGCAAAGCGCCGCGCCGGGCCGCATCGTCATGATGAGTTCCGTCGCCGGCCGCTTCGCTTCCCCATTTCTGGGCGCCTATAATGCGTCGAAATTTGCGCTCGAAGGCATGTCCGATGCGTTGCGCCGCGAGTTGAAGGCCTATGGGATCGACGTCATTCTGATCGAGCCGGGCATGATCGCAACGCCAATTTGGGACAAGGCCGAAAGCGCGGACTTCGCGCCTTTCGCCGATTCGATCTACGGCGACGCCGCGCGGCGGATGCAGACATGGGCGGTGACGGAAGGCCGGGCGGCTCCGGGGCCGGAAATCGTGGCCGACGCCGTGCTGCGCGCCTTGACCGCATCTCCTGCGCCGCTGCGCGCGCCCGTCATGAAAAACAGGTTTCTCGGCTGGACGCTGCCGGGCCTGACGCCCGCGCGGCTCGTCGACTGGCTGACGGATCGGCGCCTCGGATTTTCGGCGCTACGCAAAAAGCTGCTCGCGACCGCCGCCAAGGGAGAGACGCATGTCTGA